AAAACCACAGTTTTTTAATTAAATAAATAATAAAATATGCCCAAATCAAGACAGCAAAAAGAAACAGTTTTGAATAATTTGGTCGCCAATTTGAAAAACGCCAAAGGCGTAGCTCTGGCCGCTTTTTCTGGCCTCAAGGTTCAATCTGACCGGGCTTTTCGTGCCAAGCTTTATCAGGAAGGTATAGAATATTCAGTAGTCAAGAAAACTTTACTCAAAAAAGCCTTTGATGAATTGCAGTATCCGGGTAACGAGATTGATAGCCTTAAGGGTAATATCTCTATTGCTATTTCTGGCCAAGACGAGGTGTCTCCAGCCAAGTCCCTAGACGCTTTTGCGAAGGACAATGAAACAATGAAGATGGTTGGTGGTATTTTGGAGAATAAGTGGATCAGTGCTGAAAAAGTAAAATCATTAGCCAAGTTACCCAGCCGCGATCAGCTGATCGCACAGACTGTCGGCACCATCAAGGCCCCAATTTCTGGCTTTGTGAATACCCTCGCCGGCAACTTGAGAGGACTGGTGAATGTTTTGAAGGCTGTCCAGGAAAAGAAATAAATAATTATATTTAGAAAATATTTTTATAAATTAATCATTAAATACGCAAACAGGTATTTATCCCGATTGCGTTAAAGAAAGGCAATATATGTCTGATGAACAAAAAACCGCTGTTGAGGTTCCCGAGAAATTCAAATCAATAGTGGAGACCATTGAAAAAATGTCTGTCTTGGATCTATCCGAATTGGTGAAAATCCTCGAAGACAAATTCGGCGTCTCGGCTGCCGCCCCCATGATGATGGGTGCTATGCCAGCTGCGGCTGGTGCGGCTGGTGCTCCTGCCGAAGAAAAAAGCGAATTTGATGTAGAGCTGACTGCCGCCGGTGAAAACAAAATCGGCGTCATCAAGGTTCTCCGCGAAGTCACTGGCAAGGGCCTGAAAGAAGCCAAGGATATGACCGAGGCTGGTCCAGTCGTAGTCAAGGCTGGCGCCAAGAAAGAGGAAGCTGAAGAGATCAAAAAGAAACTAGAAGAAGCCGGTGCCAAGGTGACTCTGAAATAATCCACACCAATAAAAAACACCCCTCTTGTATTCGGGGTGTTTTTTGTTATTTTGTGTTTATAGTCCCAGCTTATAAACAAACTTTTCTGTCAAAATATAGAGTTCTTTTTCATTGGCGCTGGGGATGGCAGAAATTATTTTGTCCAGATTGTCTCCCAGTATTTGTCTTCGCACCTTGCCTTGTTTGTCTGCTATGGTTATCCTGTTTTTTTCTTTATCCACGAGGTAGAGCAAGTTCAACGCATCGTTGGTATAAATGGTAGTCTGGCTGCTCAGCGGCTCGTAGAGACCAGCTAAGTTGAAGTTTTCTTTTTTGCCCTTGAAAAGCTTACTCACCTCGCCATTGGCGGAGCTGATCCAAACATTGCCATCAACCATTATCGCTGTATTCCCAGACACTGATACCTCTTGCTTCAGCCACGCCGCCGGTGTTTCATAGTTATTATTATTATAGTTTGCGCTATAGATATTTTTTTCTCCAAGAATATAAAGTTTTTTATTATAAATATTTGTGGACACGACCTTGTCGTTTGCCGGCGCGGGCAATATTTTTTTCTGTGGCGCGCCTTGCCCTTTGTCCAGGAAAAACATCTCTGCGCCATCACCATACAATACCAGCTGTCTATTATCAAAAACAGTTGCTTTGCCCAAACCGGCTGCTACACTGGTAGTTTGTGAAATAGAACCATCTTTGGTATTTATTTTATAAACACCCTCGCCACCGGCAAAATAGAGATTGCCCTCAATTATTACCGCGTTGCTGCCAACCGTCACGTTTTCCGGTATTTGGGTAAAGGGGGCGTCCTTATTTATTTTTTCCAAGCGATAAATTTTATTTTTGGCAGCTTCTATTTGCCCCGACAGCTCATTGTAAGCCGCTTTGGCGCCCTCACTATCATCTTTGCCAAGCTCTGCCAAAATTCCTTGCACCTCTTGGAATAATTCTTGAGCCTTATTTTCATCTTTATAGATCAGGGCGGCCTCTATTGAATTTATTTTATCTTTGATTTCGTTTGCTGCTAGCTCTATTTTTTTATTTTCCGCGCTCTCAGCTCTTTTATTGCTGATTATTTTTAGGCTGCCAACAAAAGCCAGGGCGATTATAATGATAAAAATAACCAAACGATATTCTTTGGCGCCAAATTTTTTGAGCCAATTGCCTTGTGTGGCAAAACGGTCTTTGCCAAAACCGAGATTTGCCGTGTGGGTTTCCTCCTTATCTTTTTCCGGGGCTTCTTTGCTCTTGAATTTTTGAGCTGATAGAT
This window of the Candidatus Kuenenbacteria bacterium genome carries:
- a CDS encoding 50S ribosomal protein L10; this translates as MPKSRQQKETVLNNLVANLKNAKGVALAAFSGLKVQSDRAFRAKLYQEGIEYSVVKKTLLKKAFDELQYPGNEIDSLKGNISIAISGQDEVSPAKSLDAFAKDNETMKMVGGILENKWISAEKVKSLAKLPSRDQLIAQTVGTIKAPISGFVNTLAGNLRGLVNVLKAVQEKK
- the rplL gene encoding 50S ribosomal protein L7/L12, yielding MSDEQKTAVEVPEKFKSIVETIEKMSVLDLSELVKILEDKFGVSAAAPMMMGAMPAAAGAAGAPAEEKSEFDVELTAAGENKIGVIKVLREVTGKGLKEAKDMTEAGPVVVKAGAKKEEAEEIKKKLEEAGAKVTLK